In a single window of the Flavobacterium sp. W4I14 genome:
- a CDS encoding chloramphenicol-sensitive protein RarD (product_source=KO:K05786; cog=COG2962; ko=KO:K05786; pfam=PF00892; superfamily=103481; tigrfam=TIGR00688; transmembrane_helix_parts=Inside_1_6,TMhelix_7_24,Outside_25_36,TMhelix_37_56,Inside_57_78,TMhelix_79_101,Outside_102_110,TMhelix_111_128,Inside_129_136,TMhelix_137_155,Outside_156_158,TMhelix_159_178,Inside_179_184,TMhelix_185_204,Outside_205_213,TMhelix_214_236,Inside_237_242,TMhelix_243_265,Outside_266_274,TMhelix_275_297,Inside_298_308), with the protein MADSKSKYFIAGIVPYIIWGTMSIPLRNIKGFPPHEILYYRIFISIIVVWATILLFRREALKNDLNFLKSLNASKRKKLLLLTVVSSFLITGNWFTYIYAVNSVSLKAAAFAYMVCPLLTALCGFIILKEQLTKTKIIALIIAFISIILLATGSLHEVMWAIIIASFYALYVIVLKVIKDVDKFNFLGVQLILSGLMMLPLYFLNAAPFPTETFFWLHILLIAIVFTIIPLFLNSYALLGMPSSALGILIYLNPIVAFTVAFFYFKEKIDLHQLFAYLLLLLSIVIFNAQLLKSVVTRNSKIFCLIRY; encoded by the coding sequence TTGGCAGATAGTAAAAGCAAATATTTTATAGCGGGCATTGTTCCTTACATTATCTGGGGAACAATGTCTATACCTTTGCGTAATATAAAGGGTTTTCCGCCACACGAAATTTTATACTACAGGATATTTATTTCCATTATCGTAGTTTGGGCAACCATTCTTTTATTTAGAAGGGAAGCATTAAAAAATGATTTAAATTTCTTAAAATCATTAAACGCCAGCAAGAGAAAAAAACTATTGCTGCTTACTGTAGTGTCGTCATTTCTGATCACGGGAAACTGGTTTACCTATATTTATGCCGTAAATAGTGTAAGTTTAAAAGCAGCAGCCTTTGCCTATATGGTGTGCCCACTGTTAACTGCGCTCTGTGGATTTATCATTTTAAAGGAACAGTTAACGAAGACTAAAATTATTGCCCTGATCATCGCGTTTATAAGCATCATTCTATTGGCAACAGGCTCATTACACGAAGTAATGTGGGCCATTATTATTGCATCTTTTTATGCCTTATATGTTATTGTGCTAAAAGTAATTAAAGATGTAGATAAGTTTAACTTTTTGGGCGTTCAGTTAATTTTATCAGGATTAATGATGCTGCCATTGTATTTTCTTAATGCTGCGCCCTTTCCTACAGAAACCTTCTTTTGGTTACATATATTGTTGATTGCTATTGTATTTACCATTATTCCACTCTTTTTAAATTCGTATGCACTGTTGGGCATGCCTTCGTCGGCCTTGGGTATTTTGATCTATCTCAACCCCATAGTTGCATTTACCGTTGCATTTTTCTACTTTAAAGAGAAAATAGATCTGCACCAACTTTTCGCCTATTTGCTTTTGCTGCTATCGATCGTTATTTTTAATGCGCAGTTGCTAAAGAGTGTTGTTACAAGAAACAGTAAAATATTTTGTTTAATTCGGTATTAG
- a CDS encoding 2-iminobutanoate/2-iminopropanoate deaminase (product_source=KO:K09022; cath_funfam=3.30.1330.40; cog=COG0251; ko=KO:K09022; pfam=PF01042; superfamily=55298; tigrfam=TIGR00004) has translation MKQIIKTTNAPAPIGPYSQAVQAGNFLFVSGQVAINPENGELNIGNIEEETHQVMRNLKAVLLEAGLTFDNVVKSTIFLSDMGTFAQVNEVYGQYFTADFPARETVQVSVLPKNVNVEISVIAIVG, from the coding sequence ATGAAACAAATTATTAAAACAACTAATGCTCCAGCTCCAATTGGACCATATAGCCAAGCTGTACAAGCTGGAAACTTTTTATTCGTATCAGGTCAGGTAGCCATTAATCCCGAAAATGGAGAATTGAATATTGGTAATATTGAAGAAGAGACACACCAGGTAATGCGTAACCTTAAAGCAGTATTGCTTGAAGCAGGTTTAACTTTCGATAACGTAGTAAAGTCTACTATCTTCTTAAGCGATATGGGCACCTTTGCTCAGGTAAACGAAGTTTATGGACAGTATTTTACTGCTGATTTCCCTGCGCGCGAAACGGTTCAGGTTTCGGTATTGCCTAAAAATGTTAATGTAGAAATTTCTGTAATTGCCATTGTAGGCTAA
- a CDS encoding hypothetical protein (product_source=Hypo-rule applied; transmembrane_helix_parts=Inside_1_20,TMhelix_21_43,Outside_44_45) codes for MYFFRKKDPNRPNNINLKIMHFINALAILIFLAGIIYKLIQWLAK; via the coding sequence ATGTACTTCTTTAGAAAAAAAGATCCGAACAGGCCAAATAATATCAATCTGAAAATTATGCATTTTATAAATGCATTGGCCATCTTAATTTTTCTTGCAGGTATCATCTACAAGCTAATCCAATGGCTTGCTAAATAA
- a CDS encoding OOP family OmpA-OmpF porin (product_source=KO:K03286; cath_funfam=3.30.1330.60,4.10.1080.10; cleavage_site_network=SignalP-TM; cog=COG2885,COG3637; ko=KO:K03286; pfam=PF00691; superfamily=103088,56925), whose amino-acid sequence MNYSTLKKSVALSLVALTGVASLAVAQDAPATTSGVKVFGGRGQYRTWSIGVHGGVLMPVVAIGGSNDFNKWDANLGYGLNIRKQLGHSFGLELNGTRGKLSGTNEGISSPATRDFETELQYAVDLRGVVNVGSIDFLRRENSVGFFLTAGAGYMAYAPKVTLGNGTVIDWKGKATGPADDKHDAKDYVKGFYIPVGAGVKFKVSERVNFNLGYTMNFVDADNLDGVYAKGQTKDKFSYGYAGLEFSLGSSAKPSLEWTNPLATMYDELKDPTLRQEVEALKNRVSAVEKSVEDLKKDTDGDGVADQFDKCPGTPAGTAVDGSGCPLPKPTVDSTATSNVTGFEKIGFDFNSSVLKTESYPTLDKLSSVLRENGGKVTVNGYASSEGTAAYNLKLSKDRANSVKTYLVNSGVNASQVATKGNGEANPIASNDTEEGRIQNRRVETARN is encoded by the coding sequence ATGAATTATTCTACTTTAAAGAAAAGTGTTGCGCTTTCTTTAGTGGCATTAACAGGAGTTGCTTCTCTTGCTGTCGCTCAGGATGCACCTGCAACAACTTCTGGCGTCAAGGTATTTGGCGGTAGAGGTCAGTACAGAACTTGGTCTATCGGTGTACATGGTGGTGTTTTAATGCCAGTTGTTGCTATCGGTGGTTCTAATGACTTCAACAAATGGGATGCTAACTTAGGTTACGGTTTAAATATCCGTAAACAATTAGGTCACTCATTCGGTTTAGAATTAAACGGAACACGTGGTAAACTTTCAGGTACTAACGAAGGTATCTCTAGCCCAGCTACAAGAGATTTCGAAACTGAATTGCAATATGCTGTAGATTTACGTGGTGTTGTAAACGTTGGTTCTATCGATTTCTTACGTCGTGAGAACTCAGTAGGTTTCTTCTTAACTGCTGGTGCTGGTTATATGGCTTATGCTCCAAAAGTTACTTTAGGTAATGGTACCGTTATTGACTGGAAAGGTAAAGCTACTGGTCCTGCTGATGACAAACATGATGCTAAAGATTACGTAAAAGGTTTCTACATTCCAGTTGGTGCTGGTGTTAAATTCAAAGTTTCTGAGCGTGTTAACTTTAACTTAGGTTACACAATGAACTTTGTTGATGCTGATAACTTAGATGGAGTTTATGCAAAAGGTCAAACTAAAGATAAATTCTCTTACGGTTATGCTGGTTTAGAATTCTCTTTAGGTTCTTCTGCTAAACCAAGTTTAGAGTGGACTAACCCATTAGCTACTATGTACGATGAGTTAAAAGATCCAACTTTACGTCAAGAAGTTGAAGCATTGAAAAACCGTGTTTCTGCTGTTGAAAAATCTGTTGAAGATTTGAAAAAAGATACTGACGGTGACGGTGTTGCTGATCAATTCGATAAATGCCCAGGAACTCCTGCTGGTACTGCTGTTGATGGTTCAGGTTGTCCTCTTCCAAAACCAACAGTTGATTCTACTGCTACTAGCAATGTAACTGGTTTCGAAAAAATCGGTTTCGATTTCAACTCTTCAGTTTTAAAAACTGAGTCTTACCCTACTTTAGATAAATTATCTTCAGTGTTACGTGAAAACGGTGGTAAAGTAACTGTAAACGGTTACGCTTCAAGCGAAGGTACTGCTGCATATAACTTGAAATTATCTAAAGACAGAGCTAACTCTGTTAAAACTTACTTAGTTAACTCTGGCGTTAACGCTAGTCAAGTTGCTACTAAAGGTAATGGCGAAGCTAATCCAATTGCTTCTAACGATACTGAAGAAGGTCGTATCCAAAACCGTCGTGTTGAAACTGCTAGAAACTAG
- a CDS encoding Xaa-Pro aminopeptidase (product_source=KO:K01262; cath_funfam=3.40.350.10,3.90.230.10; cog=COG0006; ko=KO:K01262; pfam=PF00557,PF05195; smart=SM01011; superfamily=53092,55920), producing MKYPTIDQSLFILNRKKFSNQLKNNSLAIFNSSDEFPRSGDQNFIFKQNPDLFYLSGIDQEQTILLLFPDCPNPLYREVLFLRQTNDFIKVWEGHKYTKEQAKTASGIQAVYWLEDFDNILHSIVNYADHIYLNTNENDRYAHEVPYRDIRFIEKMRAKYPLHYYERSAPIMRNLRAVKSDVEVELTKKASAITRDAFIRVLKFTKPGVKEYEIEAEIIHEFIRQGGTGHAYTPIIASGHNANILHYNDNNQECKDGDVILFDFGAEYANYNADMSRSIPVNGRFTQRQKQVYNAVLHVMKESIKLIGEGTIWNTYHEQVGEIMTEQLVKLGLISTTDVKNQTAAWPAYKKYFMHGNSHHLGIDVHDFAGRYTPFAAGNILTVEPGIYIPEEGLGIRLENNILITANGNVDLMADIPLETEEIEGIMNS from the coding sequence ATGAAATATCCTACTATTGATCAGTCATTATTTATTTTAAACAGGAAAAAATTCTCTAATCAGTTAAAAAACAACTCATTAGCTATATTCAACTCAAGCGATGAATTTCCTAGAAGTGGCGATCAGAACTTTATTTTTAAGCAAAACCCTGATTTATTTTATTTATCTGGAATTGATCAAGAACAAACAATATTGCTATTATTTCCTGATTGTCCTAATCCATTGTACAGAGAAGTCCTGTTTTTAAGACAGACTAACGATTTCATTAAAGTTTGGGAAGGACACAAGTATACAAAAGAGCAGGCTAAAACCGCATCGGGTATTCAAGCAGTATACTGGTTGGAGGATTTCGACAACATATTGCATAGCATTGTGAACTATGCTGATCATATTTATTTAAATACAAATGAAAACGACAGGTATGCCCATGAAGTTCCTTATCGTGATATCCGTTTCATTGAGAAAATGCGAGCGAAATATCCATTGCACTATTATGAACGTTCGGCACCAATTATGCGAAATTTACGTGCAGTTAAATCAGATGTCGAAGTTGAACTAACTAAAAAGGCTTCAGCAATAACACGTGATGCCTTTATCAGGGTATTAAAATTTACCAAACCCGGCGTTAAAGAATATGAAATTGAAGCGGAGATTATCCACGAATTTATCCGCCAAGGCGGAACAGGCCATGCCTACACCCCTATTATTGCTTCCGGTCATAATGCAAACATCCTACACTACAATGATAATAATCAAGAATGTAAAGATGGCGACGTAATACTTTTTGATTTTGGAGCCGAATATGCCAATTACAATGCAGATATGAGCCGATCAATCCCTGTTAACGGTCGGTTCACTCAAAGACAAAAACAGGTATACAATGCAGTATTGCACGTAATGAAAGAGTCGATTAAATTAATTGGCGAAGGAACCATATGGAATACCTACCACGAACAGGTTGGCGAAATTATGACTGAACAGTTGGTTAAGCTTGGGCTTATTTCTACAACAGACGTGAAGAACCAAACGGCAGCATGGCCAGCGTATAAAAAATATTTTATGCATGGCAATTCACACCATTTGGGCATTGACGTACACGACTTTGCCGGAAGATACACACCATTTGCAGCAGGCAATATTTTAACTGTTGAACCAGGAATCTATATTCCAGAAGAAGGCCTGGGTATCCGCTTAGAAAACAATATTCTTATCACCGCAAACGGAAATGTAGATCTAATGGCTGATATCCCATTAGAAACTGAAGAAATTGAGGGTATAATGAACAGTTAG
- a CDS encoding LAO/AO transport system kinase (product_source=KO:K07588; cath_funfam=3.40.50.300; cog=COG1703; ko=KO:K07588; pfam=PF03308; smart=SM00382; superfamily=52540; tigrfam=TIGR00750), producing MNTHLSIVSEIKAGNYKVLARTLTLVENNITPADSILRDLDSRVNVPVLGITGPPGAGKSTLVNAIAGHFVAKGMRIAILAIDPTSPFNFGSLLGDRIRMAGQFNNPNVFIRSLATRGTLGGISAKTIEMVDVLKAANFDLIIVETVGVGQSEVEIAGLADKTIVVLVPESGDEVQNIKSGLMEIADCFVINKADREGAAIFANNLKKIVHQGTKTIPILKTVADKNTGIDELCTWIIKPLTADHNRRAFLFAEKAWRLIQHEKMKIIDKKRLLEKVQVALKQDDFNIYRFADEFIS from the coding sequence ATGAATACGCATCTATCCATTGTAAGCGAAATAAAAGCTGGGAATTACAAGGTTTTGGCAAGAACATTAACCCTTGTCGAAAACAACATTACACCGGCCGATTCGATTTTAAGAGATTTGGATAGTCGGGTTAATGTGCCGGTTTTAGGCATTACCGGACCTCCAGGTGCAGGTAAAAGTACCTTGGTAAATGCAATAGCTGGTCATTTTGTTGCGAAAGGAATGCGCATTGCTATATTGGCGATAGATCCTACCTCTCCATTTAATTTTGGTTCTTTGCTGGGTGATCGTATCCGCATGGCTGGTCAGTTTAACAATCCAAATGTTTTTATCCGTTCGTTGGCTACGCGGGGCACTCTGGGTGGTATTTCGGCAAAAACCATCGAAATGGTTGATGTTTTAAAAGCAGCTAATTTTGATCTGATCATTGTAGAAACTGTTGGTGTAGGGCAATCGGAGGTAGAAATTGCCGGATTAGCAGATAAAACCATCGTGGTGCTGGTTCCCGAATCGGGTGATGAGGTGCAGAATATCAAATCTGGTTTAATGGAAATTGCCGATTGCTTTGTTATAAACAAGGCTGATAGAGAAGGTGCAGCTATTTTTGCCAATAATTTAAAGAAAATTGTTCATCAGGGCACGAAGACTATCCCAATATTAAAAACAGTGGCCGATAAAAATACAGGTATTGATGAATTATGTACTTGGATAATCAAGCCGCTTACTGCCGATCATAACCGGAGGGCTTTTCTGTTTGCAGAGAAAGCCTGGAGACTCATTCAGCATGAGAAAATGAAGATTATTGATAAAAAAAGGCTGCTAGAAAAAGTTCAGGTAGCCTTAAAGCAAGATGATTTTAATATTTACCGTTTTGCTGATGAATTTATCAGTTAA
- a CDS encoding hypothetical protein (product_source=Hypo-rule applied; superfamily=53448): MKVTGFTFLRNAIVNDYPAKEAILSVLPLCDDFIVALGNSSDETSEMVKSIDPKIRTIDTVWDDSIREGGRVFADETNKALAEIGKDTDWMIYIQGDEAIHEDYLPLIKKEMELELNNSNVEALLLKYKHFYASYDYLAESRRWYRREVRIIKNLPGVKSYRDAQGFRINDSKLKVKLIDAYIYHYGWVKPPKGLQGKVRNFNQFYQTEEWIEENYPVQETYDMHNADRLVHFKGSHPKVMQERIAAANWKFEKDLTQETPKMNFRRRVLQKIEDLTGMRLFEYRNYKIVK; encoded by the coding sequence ATGAAAGTTACCGGTTTTACCTTTTTAAGAAATGCAATTGTAAACGATTATCCAGCAAAAGAAGCCATACTTTCCGTATTACCTTTGTGTGATGATTTTATAGTTGCGCTGGGCAACTCATCTGATGAGACTTCTGAAATGGTTAAAAGCATCGATCCTAAAATCAGGACCATCGATACCGTTTGGGATGACAGCATAAGGGAAGGTGGTCGCGTTTTTGCTGATGAAACCAATAAAGCCTTAGCAGAAATAGGGAAAGACACCGACTGGATGATCTACATTCAAGGTGACGAAGCCATACACGAAGATTATCTCCCCCTGATCAAAAAAGAAATGGAGCTAGAGCTTAACAACAGCAATGTAGAGGCCTTACTTTTAAAATACAAACATTTTTATGCTTCTTATGACTATCTGGCTGAATCCAGACGCTGGTATAGAAGAGAGGTTCGGATTATAAAAAATTTACCTGGGGTAAAATCTTACCGCGACGCGCAAGGCTTCAGAATTAACGACAGCAAACTTAAGGTTAAGCTAATTGATGCTTACATTTATCATTATGGCTGGGTTAAACCACCAAAAGGATTACAGGGTAAAGTGCGGAACTTTAATCAGTTTTATCAAACAGAAGAATGGATTGAAGAAAATTATCCTGTGCAGGAAACCTATGATATGCACAATGCAGATCGTTTAGTTCATTTTAAGGGTAGCCATCCAAAAGTAATGCAGGAAAGAATAGCTGCTGCAAATTGGAAATTTGAAAAAGATTTAACTCAGGAAACTCCAAAAATGAATTTCCGCAGAAGAGTTTTGCAAAAAATTGAAGATTTAACTGGAATGCGTTTGTTCGAATACCGGAATTATAAAATTGTAAAGTAG
- a CDS encoding GT2 family glycosyltransferase (product_source=COG1216; cath_funfam=3.90.550.10; cog=COG1216; pfam=PF00535; superfamily=53448) has product MQKSVSIIIPNYNGKHLLEKYLPSVFTAAENANTDFEIIVIDDGSKDDSILFIKENYQQVRLLINDQNRGFSYTCNHGIREAKYELILLLNSDVKLTPDYFEHQWKYFSKPDTFGVMARIMSFDESRIEDAARFLYYGGCRIKANKFYYSENPEDENVYTAYLSGANALVDAQKLKELDGFDEIYSPFSSEDFDLSLRAWQLGWKCYYEHRSFCFHHVSGSTKTQIKSNFIKKIYYRNRYILQGIHLYGLRRAFYPLQQFFTELIPKLLTGKTWVLKSYKDYRAHQNRINASKERLNILKQKYNSSINVSDVIAIINQSVSTKKIKRL; this is encoded by the coding sequence ATGCAGAAAAGCGTTTCTATCATAATACCCAACTATAACGGCAAGCATCTGCTCGAAAAATACCTGCCTTCTGTCTTTACAGCAGCAGAAAATGCGAATACTGATTTTGAAATCATCGTCATTGATGATGGCTCAAAGGATGATAGCATTTTATTTATCAAAGAAAATTATCAGCAGGTAAGATTATTGATTAATGATCAGAACCGCGGCTTTTCTTATACCTGCAATCATGGTATCCGCGAAGCCAAATATGAATTAATTTTACTCTTAAACTCTGATGTAAAGCTCACACCCGATTATTTTGAGCATCAGTGGAAATATTTCAGCAAACCGGATACGTTTGGTGTGATGGCTCGCATTATGAGTTTTGATGAAAGCCGGATAGAAGATGCCGCCCGTTTTTTATACTATGGTGGCTGCCGCATTAAAGCAAACAAATTCTATTATAGCGAAAATCCTGAAGATGAAAATGTTTATACTGCTTACCTTTCTGGCGCAAATGCTTTGGTTGACGCTCAAAAATTAAAGGAACTAGATGGTTTTGACGAAATCTACTCCCCTTTTTCATCTGAGGATTTCGATTTGAGCTTGCGTGCCTGGCAATTGGGGTGGAAATGCTATTATGAGCACCGGTCATTTTGTTTCCACCATGTAAGTGGTAGTACTAAAACCCAGATTAAATCTAATTTTATTAAAAAGATTTATTATCGAAACCGTTACATCCTCCAGGGCATCCATTTATATGGGTTAAGAAGGGCTTTTTATCCACTTCAACAGTTTTTCACCGAACTTATTCCAAAATTGCTTACCGGCAAAACCTGGGTGCTGAAAAGCTACAAAGATTACCGAGCACATCAGAACCGCATTAACGCGAGTAAAGAACGGCTTAACATCCTCAAGCAGAAATATAACTCAAGCATAAACGTTTCGGATGTGATTGCAATTATCAATCAATCAGTTAGTACCAAGAAAATTAAACGATTGTAA
- a CDS encoding subfamily B ATP-binding cassette protein MsbA (product_source=KO:K11085; cath_funfam=1.20.1560.10,3.40.50.300; cog=COG1132; ko=KO:K11085; pfam=PF00005,PF00664; smart=SM00382; superfamily=52540,90123; transmembrane_helix_parts=Outside_1_19,TMhelix_20_42,Inside_43_86,TMhelix_87_106,Outside_107_180,TMhelix_181_203,Inside_204_274,TMhelix_275_297,Outside_298_605) translates to MKTYFRLLSFAKPIEKFAIPYIIATLFAIVFNTFLFTLLGPLLETLFIKDAPTTLSKVSSSIDFMGRFSQYIQHAIDAYGKTETLKLVCIVIVVTVILANLFRYLSQRFMEDLRVHTLLNLRRTVFNNVMNLHVGFFNNERKGDIISKVASDVQVVQFTVTNTLQVVFKEPLQLLFYVGVLISISVKLTLFSLLVIPISGFIISKIVKRLKHQAKESHESFAKMIGFLDESLSGIKIIKAFNATPRIKDKFDQENKFYSYLNRKMARRQQLASPVSQTLGVFVVVFIVLYGGTMILTGQGDLTPAKFLVYIATFSQVMQPVKALTDSFSGIHSGIAAGERVLDLMDTKPLLVNEPDAKVLDDFNSAISLQNVSFSYGEKQILNSISFDIEKGKTIALVGPSGGGKSTLMDLIPRFHDPKSGIIKIDGHDYRDLTVESIRMQMGTVNQESFLFNDTIFNNIAFAKPNATMEEVIAAAKIANAHDFIENTENGYQSFVGDRGNKLSGGQKQRVCIARAVLANPPIMLLDEATSALDTESEKLVQDALNNLMKNRTSIVIAHRLSTIQHADKIVVIDKGSVVETGNHSELMAKSGLYKRLIDMQAFTD, encoded by the coding sequence ATGAAAACCTATTTCCGTTTATTATCTTTTGCCAAACCCATCGAGAAATTTGCAATACCCTACATTATTGCAACATTATTCGCCATAGTTTTTAATACCTTCTTATTTACGCTGCTAGGGCCATTATTAGAAACTCTTTTTATAAAAGATGCACCTACAACATTATCAAAAGTTAGCTCATCAATCGATTTTATGGGCAGATTTAGCCAATATATACAACACGCTATTGATGCATATGGCAAAACCGAAACCTTAAAATTGGTATGTATTGTTATTGTGGTTACCGTGATATTAGCAAATCTTTTCCGTTATCTCTCACAGAGATTCATGGAAGATTTAAGGGTGCACACTTTATTAAATCTTCGTAGAACGGTTTTCAATAACGTGATGAACCTACATGTTGGATTCTTTAATAATGAACGTAAAGGAGATATTATTTCTAAAGTAGCATCGGATGTTCAGGTGGTCCAATTTACCGTTACCAACACCTTACAAGTGGTTTTTAAAGAGCCACTACAGTTGTTATTCTATGTAGGGGTACTCATTTCGATATCGGTTAAACTTACGCTATTCTCTCTCCTGGTTATCCCTATATCAGGTTTTATCATTAGTAAAATTGTAAAACGCCTAAAACACCAAGCGAAAGAATCTCATGAATCGTTCGCAAAAATGATAGGATTCTTGGACGAATCTTTAAGCGGAATTAAAATTATAAAAGCTTTTAATGCAACGCCAAGGATTAAAGACAAATTTGACCAGGAGAATAAGTTCTATTCTTACCTGAATAGAAAAATGGCAAGAAGGCAGCAGCTTGCCTCACCTGTTTCACAAACCCTAGGGGTATTTGTTGTCGTTTTTATTGTTCTTTATGGCGGAACAATGATCTTAACTGGTCAGGGAGATTTAACACCCGCAAAATTCCTGGTTTATATAGCCACTTTCTCGCAGGTGATGCAGCCAGTAAAGGCACTTACCGATTCATTTAGTGGAATCCATTCGGGTATCGCAGCAGGCGAACGGGTTTTGGACTTAATGGATACGAAGCCATTATTGGTAAATGAACCAGATGCTAAAGTGCTCGATGATTTTAACAGCGCAATCAGTCTGCAGAATGTATCATTCAGTTATGGAGAAAAACAAATCCTTAACTCGATAAGCTTCGACATTGAAAAGGGAAAAACCATAGCCTTGGTTGGTCCATCAGGTGGCGGAAAAAGTACTTTAATGGATTTAATCCCTCGTTTCCACGATCCAAAATCGGGAATTATTAAAATTGATGGTCACGATTACAGGGATCTTACTGTAGAAAGTATCAGGATGCAAATGGGAACTGTTAATCAGGAATCTTTTCTGTTTAACGACACCATTTTTAACAACATTGCCTTTGCCAAGCCTAATGCTACAATGGAAGAGGTTATTGCCGCTGCAAAAATTGCTAATGCGCACGACTTTATAGAGAACACAGAGAACGGTTACCAATCTTTTGTTGGCGATCGGGGTAATAAGCTTTCGGGCGGACAGAAACAGCGCGTTTGTATTGCAAGAGCTGTATTGGCCAACCCTCCAATTATGTTATTAGATGAGGCAACTTCTGCTTTAGATACTGAATCGGAAAAATTAGTTCAGGATGCGTTAAATAACTTAATGAAAAACCGTACCTCAATTGTAATCGCTCACCGTTTAAGCACCATTCAACATGCTGATAAAATTGTAGTAATTGATAAAGGTAGCGTTGTAGAAACCGGAAACCATAGCGAACTAATGGCCAAAAGCGGTTTATACAAACGTTTAATTGATATGCAGGCTTTCACAGATTAA
- a CDS encoding hypothetical protein (product_source=Hypo-rule applied; superfamily=53448) translates to MDTALSLAKSISSPVYEYEYSICTLVTRKVEYEEMLDSFLSKGFDEKSCEYLYADNIEANAFDAFSAINLFLKQARGKYIIICHQDVLINKDGIDELKKCLKELDVKDPNWGICGNAGAAGPNHIVYHISYPDGTFMNKGDFPLKVSAIDENFILVKNSAHLKVSTNLKGFHLYATDLVLQGELNGYSAYVIPFNLTHKSRGNRDESFFTLRKLLIQKYNHFFRSRWIQTNSTVFHLSGSILGRLFGNPISLFFVRMWNGLKKRTK, encoded by the coding sequence ATGGATACAGCTTTAAGTTTAGCCAAATCAATTTCTTCACCTGTCTACGAATATGAGTATTCGATATGTACACTCGTAACCAGAAAGGTGGAATATGAAGAAATGTTGGATTCGTTTCTGTCTAAAGGATTTGATGAAAAAAGCTGTGAATATTTATATGCAGATAATATCGAGGCTAATGCATTCGACGCATTTTCTGCAATTAATTTATTTTTAAAACAGGCACGGGGCAAATACATTATTATTTGTCATCAAGATGTATTAATAAACAAAGACGGCATTGACGAGCTGAAGAAATGTTTAAAGGAACTTGATGTCAAAGATCCAAACTGGGGCATTTGCGGAAATGCAGGTGCAGCAGGTCCAAATCATATTGTTTATCACATATCATATCCCGATGGCACCTTTATGAATAAGGGGGATTTCCCTTTAAAGGTTTCGGCGATTGATGAAAATTTCATTCTAGTTAAGAACTCAGCTCATTTAAAGGTTTCGACCAACTTAAAGGGATTTCACTTATATGCTACAGATCTTGTATTACAAGGTGAATTAAATGGCTACTCTGCTTATGTTATTCCGTTTAACCTAACGCATAAAAGCAGGGGTAATAGAGACGAAAGCTTTTTCACGCTACGAAAGTTACTTATTCAAAAATACAATCACTTTTTTAGGTCGAGGTGGATCCAAACCAACTCTACAGTGTTTCACTTATCGGGTTCAATTTTGGGTAGATTATTTGGTAACCCTATTTCTTTGTTTTTTGTAAGAATGTGGAATGGACTAAAAAAGAGAACAAAATGA